A stretch of Camelina sativa cultivar DH55 chromosome 18, Cs, whole genome shotgun sequence DNA encodes these proteins:
- the LOC104760404 gene encoding probable WRKY transcription factor 16: MLNSMLKSVSFPPSFVPTNKALISLKLPNLRFFQVMEARNMVKVNFDSSDETLRCSFVPHLSAAFGRKGLSVLTDNQDQSYMSIASVLIFSENYVSSKESLDEFVKTLQRRREEGHIVTAIFYGVSRSNVQERVGNVSKAFLEHGTSDQVSQWRNALAEITSLPGHKTSHRQSDYESIENVAKDLYEKIFPNERIGIYSRMLPDVENLIYKQQSGVRSIGIWGMPGIGKTKLAKAVFDQMSGDYKVTCFLQNFHETFHKKGLYGLLQEHFKNLPNQKLQQKVLVVLDDVKNHLDAESFLGGVFLFSPESLIIITSRDKQVLSLCGLNRIYKVEGLSKHEAHKLLSSDAFGKNVREKNLLTELSMKVIEYANGNPLALKLYGEEMSSNERKETLFLKLKEAPSEQIVELVKSSYYALSDNEKNILVYIAFFFIGKDVDYVSRLLQDLGFFPDIGINRLVENSLVTISKNRLEMHGMIQAVVREIGRCHKLKINEDTKTNFKCLLGTDDIEAISLDASNLEPDINLSSLGSMYNLRFLKVYYSDPEKNRRALESLPYGLKILHWEYYPLQSLPQDFNPSNLVELNMPYSQLQTLWRGTKNLKMLKRINLRYSQKLLEVDELSEALNLERIDLCGCNNLQSFPVIHQLQKLRVVDLSGCTQIKSVPELPSTVELKFEGSSNKSIFSQGTLIVGSLHEILDKQRKPLLEISEPILDFLKLRRFLSKQERVTNPEVVEFSSTFKRRMCQTAREMSRSLQRGLTNLNLEYDVFKIRPSENLMFTKLKEDRS; the protein is encoded by the exons ATGTTGAACTCCATGTTAAAGAGTGTTTCTTTTCCACCATCCTTTGTACCCACAAACAAAGCATTAATTAGCTTGAAACTACCAAACTTAAGATTTTTTCAAGTCATGGAAGCTCGCAACATGGTTAAAGTCAACTTCGATAGCTCGGATGAGACACTACGGTGCTCGTTCGTCCCCCATCTATCAGCTGCATTTGGGCGTAAAGGCCTCTCTGTGCTCACAGATAACCAAGATCAATCCTACATGTCCATTGCTTCTGTATTGATTTTCTCTGAGAACTACGTATCCTCCAAGGAATCTTTGGATGAATTCGTAAAGACTCTCCAACGGAGACGCGAGGAAGGCCATATCGTGACTGCTATCTTTTATGGAGTGAGTAGATCAAATGTGCAAGAACGGGTGGGAAATGTCAGCAAGGCGTTTTTGGAGCACGGCACTTCTGATCAAGTAAGCCAATGGCGCAATGCTCTTGCGGAAATAACAAGCTTACCTGGTCACAAAACAAGCCATCGTCAAAG TGACTACGAATCTATAGAAAATGTCGCTAAAGATTTGTACGAGAAGATTTTTCCAAACGAAAGAATTGGAATCTACTCAAGGATGCTGCCGGATGTAGAAAACTTGATATACAAGCAACAATCGGGTGTCAGAAGCATAGGCATTTGGGGTATGCCAGGCATAGGCAAGACTAAGCTTGCTAAAGCAGTCTTTGACCAAATGTCTGGTGACTATAAAGTTACTTGCTTCCTACAAAATTTTCACGAAACCTTTCATAAGAAGGGACTTTACGGTTTGCTGCAGGAACATTTCAAGAACCTTccaaatcaaaaacttcaacaaaaagttcttgttgttcttgatgatgtgaAAAATCATCTAGATGCAGAGTCTTTTCTAGGTGGGGTTTTCTTGTTTAGTCCCGAAAGCCTGATCATCATCACCTCCAGAGATAAGCAAGTACTTTCTCTTTGTGGACTCAATCGAATTTACAAAGTTGAAGGATTAAGCAAGCATGAGGCTCATAAACTATTGTCCTCGGATGCCTTTGGAAAAAAtgtgagagagaagaatctTCTTACGGAGCTTTCTATGAAGGTGATCGAATACGCTAATGGAAATCCTTTAGCTCTAAAATTATATGGTGAAGAGATGTCATCAAACGAACGAAAGGAGACTTTGTTCCTCAAGCTCAAGGAAGCTCCTTCAGAACAGATTGTGGAACTAGTCAAGAGTAGCTATTATGCACTTAGTGACAACGAAAAGAACATACTTGTGTATATTGCTTTCTTTTTCATAGGTAAAGATGTTGACTATGTGTCAAGACTACTACAAGACCTTGGTTTTTTTCCAGATATTGGAATCAACCGGCTAGTGGAGAACTCTCTCgtaactatttcaaaaaacagaTTGGAAATGCATGGCATGATACAAGCAGTTGTCCGGGAAATTGGGAGGTGTCATAAACTCAAAATCAATGAAGACaccaaaacaaattttaaatgtttattg GGCACTGATGATATCGAAGCCATATCTCTGGATGCATCTAACTTAGAACCAGATATCAATCTTTCTTCACTCGGATCTATGTATAATCTTAGATTCCTGAAGGTTTACTATTCTGATCCTGAAAAGAATCGAAGGGCCCTCGAGTCTCTGCCTTATGGACTTAAAATTCTCCATTGGGAATATTACCCTTTGCAATCTTTACCACAAGATTTTAATCCAAGCAACCTTGTTGAACTCAATATGCCTTACAGTCAACTCCAAACACTCTGGAGAGGAACCAAA AACCTCAAGATGCTGAAGAGGATCAACCTTCGCTATTCTCAGAAACTGCTTGAAGTTGATGAACTTTCAGAAGCTCTAAACCTTGAGCGAATTGATCTTTGCGGCTGCAACAACTTGCAAAGTTTCCCAGTCATTCATCAATTACAAAAACTTCGGGTTGTTGATCTCTCTGGTTGCACACAGATCAAAAGTGTCCCTGAGCTTCCATCTACTGTCGAATTAAAATTTGAGGGATCATCCAATAAGTCCATCTTCTCTCAAGGCACACTCATCGTTGGGAGCTTACACGAAATCTTAGACAAGCAGCGAAAACCCCTTTTAGAAATTTCTGAGCCTATCTTAGACTTCTTGAAACTCAGAAGATTCCTAAGTAAACAAGAAAGGGTAACCAATCCAGAGGTGGTGGAATTCTCATCTACATTTAAAAGAAGGATGTGTCAAACAGCACGCGAGATGAGCCGTAGTCTTCAGCGGGGGTTGACAAATCTAAATTTAGAATATGATGTCTTCAAGATCCGTCCTTCGGAAAATTTGATGTTCACAAAGCTCAAGGAGGATAGGTCTTGA
- the LOC104763095 gene encoding disease resistance protein RPS4-like: MTSATIQNLPDHQVFLNFRGFDVRYCFISHLEKALRDAKITVFVDEDAARGEDLTVLFQQIEKSNMALVVFSRTYMESEWCLDELVKIKERVDKGKLVAIPIFYKVDADELKEFLDKACETHGKVYATHILEKWKAALECIKSKMGLTLENGKKSKEAGFIEIIVDHVMQSLKNVPPLEGEKPEMASPFGIEHRIKQVEEKLDFDRCDKTRYVGIVGMHGIGKTTLATELFNRYEHKFCRCVNFLNVREKLKTYGADRARKKFLEDLLQVTNISDDEATHGCLESKLLSSKVFVVLDDVSSASQIEVLLGNRNWIKEGSRIVITTRDRVFITELDTNPYVVPRLNLEDGLRYFSFYAFEDHICKPEMGNYMQMSIEFVDYARGNPLALRELGKDLRGKSETQWKSLLHTPAKCPHNIIQNLLKISYSELTQQEKDVFLDIACFFRSEDEYYARSLLGSGHSESVQAAREITDLSHKFFISISGGCVEMHDLLHTFAMELCSSTSCGVNQEKRRLCNSNYIVAALHGKMETNNVRGISLDMSKVTHMPLNKLVFTNMCNLRYLKLYSSTCPRECKSDCKLNFPDGLSFPLEGVRYIDWLKFPLKELPPDFNPMNLVDLRLPYSNIEQVWKVSKETPKLKWVDLNNSRMLQKFSGFSKAPNLLRLNLEGCTSLDCLSEEMKTMERLVFLNLRGCTSLRCLPKINLSSLTTLILSGCLKLREFQLISENIEYLYLDGTAIKDLPTDIVKLQRLILLNLKECRRLENIPQCIGKLKALRELILSGCSNLKSFPNLGDTMENFRVLLLDGTSIDEMPKIMSGSNSLSFLRRLSFRKNDLISKLGSDISQLYHLKWLDLKYCKNLRSLSTLPPNLQCLDAHGCISLQIVTSPLAFLMPTEDIHSMFIFTNCCKLNKAAKNDIASHILRKCRLISDDHHNESFVFRALIGTCYPGYEVPPWFSHQAFSSVLEPKLPPHWCDNKFVGLALCAIVSFCDYKDQKNRLLVKCTCEFENLDASYSRFSVPVGGWFEPGNEPRTIESDHVFIGYISWLNIKKLQEEENKKGCVPSKAKLRFVVTDGTGEEITQCEVVKCGFGLVYEPDDEVSNVVSLAAAGMSINGEQTTFTSDKGECPVESPTTANSTKGNDMFVQGNV, from the exons atgACGTCTGCTACCATTCAAAATCTGCCGGACCATCAAGTGTTTCTTAATTTCCGAGGATTTGACGTGCGCTACTGCTTCATCAGTCATCTGGAGAAGGCGTTGAGAGACGCTAAGATCACTGTGTTCGTGGACGAGGATGCGGCCAGAGGAGAAGATCTAACCGTTCTTTTTCAACAGATCGAGAAATCAAACATGGCATTAGTCGTGTTCTCGAGAACGTACATGGAATCAGAATGGTGTTTAGACGAGCTAGTGAAGATCAAAGAACGTGTTGATAAAGGCAAACTTGTGGCCATTCCCATATTCTATAAGGTCGACGCAGATGAGTTAAAAGAGTTTCTTGATAAAGCATGTGAGACTCATGGCAAAGTGTATGCGACTCACATCTTGGAGAAATGGAAGGCGGCACTTGAGTGTATTAAGTCAAAGATGGGCTTGACTCTGGAGAATGGGAAAAAGAG CAAGGAGGCCGGTTTTATCGAGATAATCGTCGACCATGTTATGCAAAGCCTCAAGAACGTTCCACCTTTGGAAGGAGAAAAGCCTGAAATGGCTTCTCCCTTTGGCATCGAGCATCGGATCAAGCAAGTCGAGGAAAAGCTGGATTTTGATCGCTGCGACAAAACTCGATATGTCGGAATCGTTGGGATGCATGGTATCGGAAAGACCACTCTCGCGACGGAGCTTTTCAACAGGTATGAACACAAGTTCTGTCGTTGCGTGAATTTTCTGAACGTCCGTGAGAAGTTAAAGACGTATGGCGCTGATCGTGCTAGGAAGAAGTTCCTTGAAGATTTACTACAGGTCACAAACATAAGTGATGATGAGGCTACACATGGTTGTTTAGAGAGTAAGCTGCTCTCGAGTAAagtctttgttgttcttgatgatgtgaGTAGCGCAAGTCAGATAGAAGTTCTTCTTGGTAACCGAAACTGGATCAAGGAAGGAAGCAGGATTGTTATTACAACCCGTGACAGGGTATTCATCACTGAGTTAGATACAAACCCGTACGTGGTTCCACGATTGAATCTTGAAGATGGGTTGAGGTACTTCAGCTTTTATGCCTTTGAAGATCACATCTGCAAGCCCGAGATGGGAAATTATATGCAAATGTCTATAGAGTTTGTGGATTACGCTAGAGGCAATCCATTGGCTCTCAGAGAATTGGGTAAGGATCTTCGTGGGAAAAGTGAGACTCAATGGAAATCGTTGCTTCATACACCGGCGAAATGCCCCcacaatattattcaaaatcTGTTAAAGATCAGTTATAGTGAACTTACTCAGCAGGAGAAAGATGTGTTCCTTGACATAGCGTGTTTCTTCAGATCAGAGGATGAGTATTATGCGAGAAGCTTACTGGGTTCTGGCCATAGTGAGTCCGTTCAAGCTGCGAGGGAGATAACTGATCTTTCCCACAAGTTCTTTATTAGTATCTCTGGCGGATGCGTAGAGATGCATGATTTACTACATACATTCGCCATGGAACTTTGTTCATCAACATCTTGTGGAGTTAACCAGGAGAAACGTAGGCTGTGTAATAGTAACTACATTGTCGCCGCGCTGCATGGCAAAATG GAAACCAATAATGTTAGAGGCATTTCTCTAGACATGTCTAAAGTAACGCACATGCCTTTAAATAAGTTGGTCTTTACCAACATGTGCAATCTCCGCTACCTTAAACTCTACAGTTCTACCTGTCCACGGGAGTGTAAAAGCGACTGCAAATTAAACTTCCCTGATGGACTTTCATTTCCGTTGGAAGGGGTCAGATACATTGACTGGCTGAAATTCCCTTTGAAGGAACTTCCTCCAGACTTCAACCCGATGAATCTTGTTGATCTCAGGCTGCCTTACAGCAACATTGAACAAGTCTGGAAAGTTTCCAAG GAGACACCAAAACTGAAGTGGGTCGATCTTAACAACTCGAGAATGTTGCAGAAATTTTCAGGGTTTTCAAAGGCCCCAAATCTTTTGAGATTGAATCTTGAAGGTTGCACAAGTCTAGATTGTTTGTCTGAAGAGATGAAAACAATGGAACGTCTTGTTTTCTTGAACCTAAGAGGATGCACAAGTCTTCGGTGTCTACCGAAGATTAATCTGAGTTCATTGACGACTCTTATCCTCAGTGGCTGTTTGAAGCTTCGTGAATTTCAGCTAATTTCAGAAAATATAGAATATCTGTATTTAGATGGAACTGCAATAAAGGATCTCCCGACTGACATTGTGAAGCTTCAAAGACTTATCTTATTGAATCTGAAAGAGTGCAGAAGGCTGGAGAATATTCCACAGTGTATTGGAAAACTTAAAGCTCTTCGAGAACTGATTCTCTCTGGCTGTTCAAATCTCAAGAGTTTTCCAAATCTTGGAGACACCATGGAAAATTTTCGTGTTTTACTACTTGATGGGACTTCAATAGATGAGATGCCAAAGATAATGAGTGGCAGTAACAGTCTATCGTTTCTGCGGCGTCTATCTTTCAGAAAAAATGATCTGATCAGCAAATTAGGATCTGACATCAGTCAACTGTATCATCTCAAATGGCTGGACTTGAAGTATTGCAAGAATCTCAGATCTCTTTCAACACTTCCACCAAATCTTCAGTGCTTAGATGCACACGGTTGTATTTCCCTGCAAATAGTCACGAGTCCTCTAGCCTTTCTTATGCCAACGGAAGATATTCACTCCATGTTCATATTCACTAACTGTTGCAAACTCAATAAAGCCGCAAAGAATGATATTGCATCCCATATTCTGAGAAAGTGCCGATTAATCTCAGATGATCACCACAATGAG AGTTTTGTCTTTCGAGCTTTGATTGGGACTTGCTATCCTGGATATGAAGTACCTCCATGGTTCAGTCATCAAGCCTTTAGTTCAGTGTTAGAACCAAAGCTACCTCCACATTGGTGCGACAATAAGTTTGTTGGGCTAGCTCTGTGTGCCATTGTCTCGTTTTGTGACTACAAAGATCAAAAGAACCGTCTTCTGGTTAAATGCACCTGTGAGTTTGAAAACTTAGATGCATCATACAGCCGGTTTAGTGTTCCTGTTGGTGGTTGGTTCGAACCAGGGAATGAGCCGCGTACGATCGAGTCAGACCATGTCTTTATCGGCTACATAAGTTGGTTGAACATCAAGAAgctacaagaagaagagaacaagaaagGATGTGTTCCTAGTAAAGCTAAGCTTAGATTCGTTGTGACAGATGGAACTGGTGAAGAGATTACACAATGTGAAGTGGTGAAATgtgggtttggtttggtgtaTGAACCTGATGATGAAGTTAGTAATGTTGTTTCTTTGGCGGCGGCTGGAATGAGTATAAATGGTGAACAAACCACTTTCACATCTGATAAAGGTGAATGTCCAGTTGAAAGTCCAACAACAGCTAATTCTACAAAAGGGAATGACATGTTTGTTCAGGGTAATGTATGA